GCTTGTTGAACACGACACGTTTCGTCGAACGGGCGGGTCGGGGAAAGCGCACCGCTGCTCTTCAGAAATCTTCCTTCAGGCCGAACTGGCGGTACCGCACGTTGCGCGGGTCCATCGTGTGCCCCCAACTGACTTCTGTCACGGCGACTGCGAAGGCCGCGGCGATTCGGGAACGTTCGTCCGGACTTGGTGTCCAGCGTCCCAGGGCGATCGCTTCCACGCGATCCGCCGGAAGACTGGCCCGCGACGCAAGGTCCTCGATCCACAAGCCGGATTCTTCCAGCAAAACGTCAACTGTCTTCACTGTGATACCCATTTTTGGGGATTGCTTGTCCCATCGCCCGAGCCTGGAAACAATTGTTTTATTCAAGTTCCGCCGCGTCGCAAACAAGCGGAGTCCCGTTTTCCCGCGGCGCGATCGAATCCGGAAGTCGCGATCTGCCGATCGTCGCTCCGGGTTCGGGCGAACCGGGATATCGGCGTCCTTTTGAACACCGGCTTCCTCTTCCTG
This genomic stretch from Planctomycetaceae bacterium harbors:
- a CDS encoding helix-turn-helix transcriptional regulator, which encodes MKTVDVLLEESGLWIEDLASRASLPADRVEAIALGRWTPSPDERSRIAAAFAVAVTEVSWGHTMDPRNVRYRQFGLKEDF